The Rhodothermales bacterium genome includes the window ACCGGGCCGTCAGGAATCATTCGCGAGTGTTATTGGAGTAGTTCCGTCGTAGTGCTGTAGGCGTCGGTAGGGCCGGGACGAGGAACCAGGAGAGAAGCTAACCCACAGCTTCGGTTGTCCCCCCGGCACAGTCGCGCCCGAGGCAGACGGCACCCCCCAAGTAAAAGGCCCTGCGCTGTCCCTGCGGTCCTCCAACCAACCCGCCCACCTACAGATTGCCTTATGAGGGTTCTCTTTGTCTCAGACGAGGTTGCTCCGTTTACCAACAAGTCTGAGCTCGCCCCGGTCGTTCGATCGCTCCCTGAAATGCTGCACGAGAATGCGGGAGTGGAAACTCGCATCATGATGCCGCGCTACGGGATCGTCAGCGAGCGCCGAAATCGTCTGCATGAAGTGATTCGCCTCTCGGGGTCCGAAATCTCGACCGGGGACGGGAAGGAATCGTTGAAAGTGAAGGTCGCCTCCATCCCGGGTATCCGGCTGCAGGTCTACTTCATGGACAACGTGCACATGTTCAAGCGCAAGGGAATCTTTGCCGACAAGACCGGCAAGCTGTTTCCCGACAATGCGGAACGTGCGATTTTCTACGCCAAGGCCGTGCTCCAGACGATCTCCAACCTGGGTTGGAAGCCGGATGTGGTGCACGCATTTGGCTGGCTGAGCGGCATGGTACCGCACCTGCTCAAGACCGAATACGCGGAGCACGAGTTGTTCGCCGAAGCCAAGGTGGTCTTCACGCCTCAGGCGACGGAGTTCGAAGCCCCGCTGACCGAAAAGATGGTATCGGACTTCGAGCTGACCGGCGATGGGCTGGTCGGAAACGAGCCGGACGTGATCGGTGTGGCCGCCGCGGATGCGTCGATCTTCCTGCCGGGCCACGAGACGACCAACGGCGCGGAGCAGTTTGGCGAAGACGAGGAGGCCAACATGAATCTGGCCGCAGCCGTCTACGAACGGATCCAGGCGGGCGTGCCAGCCTGACCGACCGGGAAACCTCGGATTTTGCCTCGCATTTCACGGGGGCTGCAGAACCCCATCGCAAGTCGGTGGGGTTTTGTATTCCGGCCCGTCGGGCCCCATACGAACCCGGACCTGCCGATCGTTGCGGCAGGAAACCCCTATTGCATGCAACGCACTTTTCTGGTTCTCGGCCTGCTTCTGCTGGCCGCCTGTGACGATCCGGCGCCCGTAGGCGTGGATCTTGTCGATGCCCAGTCGGGCGAACCCTTCGTCCTCGACGTCACCTCTACCTCCCCGACCGTAGCGGAAATCGCCGAAACCACCGGGAATGCCACCCGGATTCTGTTTGGGTCCGTCACTGATCCGGACTTCGGGCCGCTTGAGGCGGCCGGTTACCTGGATTTTGTCAGCCCCGGCGTGTTCTCCACGGCTTTCGAAACCGAGCAGCTGAGCGATGTGGCCCTGCTGCTGGCGACCGACTATGTATATGGAGACTCGCTGGCTGACATCAGCGTGGCGGTGCGGCAGATTCAGGATGCCTGGCCTGGCTCCGGCACAACAGCAGACACCACCCTGCGAGTAGGATCCCTCATCACCGAGTCGACCCAGAACAAACGAACGGTGACGCTTGAAATCCCCATGCCCGCCGATTGGGTGGCCCGCTGGGATACCACGTTCCGCTCCACCACATTCGACGATGCCTTCCACGGCCTTGAGGTGACCTCCGCCAGTGGCTCGGCCATCATGGGTGCCGCCGTACTGAACAGCGCGCTTCGTGCCGTGGCAGGGGGCGACACGACGTTCTTCCCCGCGGGTCGCAGTCTCACGCGTCTCCTGCACAGTGAAGGCCTGCCGGACTCCAGCCAGCCGCTTGTCTTCCAGGACGGTCGCAAGCGTGCCGTGGAGTTCAATTTTGAGGTCGAGACCGGGCGCTTCGTACTCAACCGGGGCATCGTGCGGGTGACGGCAGACACCTCACTCAGCCTGTCTGTCCCCGCGGGCTTCAACCGGCCCTCGGTGGAACAGTTGGAACTGGACTGGATCTCCCTGGACGGCACGCGCACGCCCATTGCGGCGTCCTTCCGGACGGGCAATCGTTTTGATTTTGAATCGGTGCAACTGGGCGACTCCCTGGGTGTCCTTGTTACGGGGGGTAGCGGTCTGGACCGACTTGAAGTGCGGGTGCCGGACGGCGCCAACACACTGTCTGTCATTCGGCTGCCGCTGATTGACGCCAGACCTCGCGCCCTGCTCACCGTAACCCCGATCCAGTGATGCGACGTATTTCGGCTCTTGCGCTTTGCGCACTGATCGCGGTTCCTCTTCAGGCCCAACAGCGCGGCGAAGGCTCGGTGTACTCCCGCTACGGGCTGGGAGAACTCTCCTCTTCCTCCTACTCGTCCAAGAGCAGCGCACTGGGCGGCGGAGGCCTGGCATACGGGTCCACCACCTTCGCCAACCTCACCAATCCAGCCTCGCTGAGTGATCAGGTCTTCACGCGACTCTCAGGCGGGATGCGGTTCGAGGCGGTACGCACCACGGATGCGCTGGACGTGCAGTCGACTTTTTCCTCGAATTCGTTCGACGGACTGTCGATCGGGCTCCCGCTCAAGTCCAGCAAACTGGGCATGGGAATGGGATTCAGCAAGCTGACCCGGGTTTCCTACCTCATTGATGTGGTGAAACCGCTCGACCTTGGTTCAGAGGTTGATTCGGGCGATGAGTATGGTGCCCGCTTTCAGGGCACCGGCGGCCTCAACCAGATCAGCGTCGGTGCCGGATATCGGTTCAATCCCTCGATTTCAGTCGGTCTGCGTGGGGATGCCGTCTTTGGTGTGATCGAGGACATTCAGGGTACCGTGTTCAATGACGCGCGGTTCACCGATACGCGCGTGGTACGCTCGACGCGCATGCACGGCTACACGCTCGGCCTTGGCGTTCGCGCCACGGCTCGCTCCGTGATCCGGGACGGCGACTTTCTGAACTTCGGCGGCGCACTGGATCTGCCCTACGACCTCAACGGCACACGCACCGTATTCGAGGGCGAAGGTCTGAGCGTGGACACGCTCAACACGGCGATCGACGGCTCTGCTTCCATGCCGCTGTCAGTCGCCGCCGGTGTGCTTTATCAGCCGAGCCCCGTGCTCTCGTTCAACGCCGACTTCCGGTATGAGCCCTGGGCGGACTTCGAGAGCACGTTTTCCTTCCCGGGATACGCGCCCGCAGGAGTTTCCAACTTCAGCAATCGCACCCGCATCTCGGGCGGAATTGAATACTTTCCGGCAGGGCGCGATCTTTTTGCGTCCTACCTCGAGCGCACGGCATACCGTGTCGGCTTCTTCAGAGAGGCCGGGTATGTATCGCCGGACGCCGCGGAACGGGTAAATACATTCGGTGTGACCAGTGGACTGAGTCTGCCCACGCTGAGTGCCGGCACGAGGATTGATATCAATCTGGATGTAGGGACCAGAGGCTCTGCCACCGGGCGATTGGTGCAGGACCGGTTTATCCGGTTCGGACTCCATTTCAACTTTGCGGAGCGCTGGTTCGCACGTCGGCAATTAGGCTGACACCCACTCAGAATTACCTGTGCACGCAACACAGAAGAACACCATGCACTACATCTACCAGACTTCTCGCTTCCAGAAGGTGGCGTTCCTGGTTTTGGCCGCCTCGTTCGGGCTTTCCGCGGGCGTAAAGGCCCAGGGAGGCCCCTGTTCAGAGGATGCGAACGACATTCGCGTCAACTACAGCCTCTACTACGAGGACTACAGGAACGAGAACTGGGAGACCTCTCTTCCCTACCTGCGGTGGATCATCCGCTGCGCCCCCGGTTTTCCCAACAACTCGGATCGCAACTTCGAGCGCATCATTGAGGTGTACGAGGGCATTGGTCTGGGGCAGGACGACCCCGACATGCAGCGGGTCTGGCTGGACTCTGCACTGTACGTGTACGACACGGCACCGTCCAGTTTACAGGACGCCGGTATCGAGTACGATCCCTATGACTGGGTCTTCGAGAAAGGGCGGTTCATCCAGAAGCATGTTGATGCGCTTGGCGACCTCCAGCGTGAGATCGGGCCGATCTACATGGAGGCCTTCGATCTGAATCCGGCAGACATCCAGGGCTACTACATCAACTATGTCGTGCTCGACCTCGTGGGCAAGGACGACAAGGCCACCGCGGTGGAATTTCTGGACCGGGTCGAGAGCGCGCGCTCCGGAGACGCTGAAGTGATGACGCTCATCACCGACTGGCGAGGCCGTTTGTTCACGTCCCCGGAGGAGCGCATCGGCTTCCTGGAGAGTCAATACGACAAGAACCCGGACGACGGTGAGGTGCTAGCCGAGTTGTTCGAGCTCCTGATGGAGGAAGGCTACCGGGACCGTGTCTACGAGCTGGCCGATCAGATGATGGCGGCCGACCCGTCGGCGCGCACCTTCCGCCTCATCGCGAAAATGCGCCTTGAGGACGGTCTCGCGGACGAGGCCATCGACCTCTACGAGCAATCCCTCGAAATGGACGGCGGCCAGGACGCCGCGAAAGAGGTGTACTACAACATTGGCGCAGCACATCAGCAGGAAGGCCGGCTCTCGCGTGCGCGCACTGCATACCGCCAGTCGCTGCAGGCAGACCCTGACTATGGTGCTGCCCTGCTGGCCATCGGCGATCTCTACATGACCGCCGTACAGGGCTGCGGATCCTTTGAGCGTGAGGACCGCGCCGTTTACTGGCTGGCGGCCGATTACTTTGATCGCGCTGCGTCCCGGGACCGCACGGTGGCCCAGCAGTCACGTCAGCGGGTGAACAGCATTCGTCGCCTGATGCCGACCGCCGAAGACAAGTTCTTCAAGGGCTGGAACGCCGGCGACAGCTACACTATCAACTACGGCTGCTACGCCTGGATTGGTGAGTCTACGCGCGTGCGGTAGGCGATCGCGGGCTTGAGTCTCCTTTAGGAACGGGCCGGTGCCGATGGTGCCGGCCCGTTCTTTTTTTGCCGTGTCGCGGCTCCCCCCATCCGGCGTGCATTGGACTCGCCCTGGCTGGAACCGCTTCCTGTGACAATGGCGCGAATACCCCTGGCGAGATGTCGGCATGTCCCTCCGTATTTGTACGTTTGAGGGTCGAAAAACCTCGATTTACGTCCCGAATATGCCCTACATCGACACCGTTCACGCCCGACAGATCATCGACTCCCGTGGCAACCCCACCGTCGAGGTCGAAATCACCACCGACTCCGGCGCATTTGGTCGCGCCGCCGTACCCAGCGGGGCCTCAACGGGAGAGCACGAGGCGGTGGAACTGCGCGATGGCGACGCCGGGGCCTACATGGGCAAGGGTGTGCTCAAGGCCGTGGCCAATGTCAACGAGGTCATCTCCCCCGAGATCGAGGGTCTCGACGTGCGGGATCAGGCCGAACTCGACGGCCTTCTGCTGTCGCTGGACGGCACCCCCAACAAGGGTCGCCTCGGAGCCAATGCCCTGCTCGGTGTGTCTCTCGCCGCAGCGCATGCGGCGGCGGACGTGTCCGGCCTGCCGCTGTATCGATACGTGGGCGGGACCAACGCTACCTCCCTGCCGGTGCCCATGATGAACATCATCAACGGCGGCCGTCACGCGGACAACAGCGTGGATATGCAGGAGTTCATGGTGATGCCGGTCGGTGCGTCCACGTTCTCACAGGGCCTGCAGATGGGCGTCGAGGTGTTCCATCACCTCAAAAAGGTGCTGTCGGCAAAGGGATACTCCACCGCCGTCGGGGACGAGGGTGGTTTCGCACCGAACCTGCGCTCCAACGAGGAAGCAATCGAGGTCATCCTTGAGGCCGTAGAGAAAGCCGGTCTTTCTGCAGGAAGCGACATCATGATTGCGCTTGATCCGGCCTGCAGTGAAATGATCCAGGACGACAAGTATGTCTTCTGGAAGAGCGATCCGGACAATCCGAAGTCCTCCGAAGAGATGGTGGCGTTCTGGACCGGCTGGGTCAACCAGTACCCCATCATCTCGATCGAAGACGCCATGGGCGAGAACGACTGGGCCGGGTGGCGCGGTCTCACGGAGGCGGTTGGCGATCGCGTCCAGCTGGTCGGCGACGATCTGTTCGTGACGAACACCAAGTTTCTGCAGAAGGGGATCGACGAAGGCTGCGCCAATGCCATCCTCATCAAGGTGAACCAGATCGGCACGCTGACGGAGACGCTGCAGGCCATCGAACTGGCCCACAAGAACGGCTACCGGGCCGTGCTCAGCCACCGCTCCGGAGAAACCGAGGATACCACCATCGCGGACCTGGCGGTGGCGGTCAATGCCGGCCAGATCAAGACAGGCAGCGCCAGTCGTTCTGACCGGCTGGCGAAGTACAACCAGCTTCTCCGCATCGAGGAACTTCTGGGGGCATCAGCGACGTACCCGGGCCGGAACGCATTTGCCGTGACCGGCTGATTGCATGCTTGAGAGCGCCCGAGAATACCTGAGCCGCCAGCGCGCCAAAATCTTCGGTGCCGGGGCCCTGCTGCTGTTCTTCTGGGTCGCCTTCCTGGACAGCCACTCCCTCTTCAAGCGGGTGAAGTGGAGCTATGAAGCAGAGCAGCTGCGGACCGAAAACGCCGAGATACAGGCGGACATCGACAGGCTGGAGGCAGAGCTCGAGCGCGAACTCACCGACGACGAGGTCGAACGCATTGCCCGCGAGGAATACGGGATGCAGCGAGAAGGCGAAACCGTTCACCCTGTTACCCCCGGAGAATAGTGGGTCAGTACGCCGTCGGCATTGATCTCGGAGGCACCTCGATCAAGTCCGCGCTCGTGTCGCGTGACAAGGGCGTGGTGGCATCGGATTCCTACCCGACAGAGGCTGAGGCCGGCCCGGATCGAGTGCTGGACAATATCACGACATTGGTTCGGCGCATGATGACCGCATCGCCCGAACCGGTGCTCGGCATCGGCATGGGCAGCCCGGGCATCATCGACTGGGAGCGAACCAGCGTCTCGCATCCGCCGAACCTTCCCGGCTGGAAGACCGTGCATCTGGGCGAGGCGATCTCCAATCGGCTTGGACAGCACTGCGACTGCATCGTCGAGAACGACGCCAACGTTGCAGGGCTCGGGTCGGCTCACTACGGAGCCGGCAAACCGTTCGACTCCTTCATTATGGTGACGCTTGGTACAGGAGTCGGTGGCGCAATCATCTACGAGAATCGCATCTTTCGCGGTGCCACCGGAGGTGCCGGCGAGATCGGTCACATGACCATCGATTTCGAAGGACCGAAGGACAACCACGACATTCCGGGAGCGTCGGAGGCGTACCTGGGACAGCGCTTCCTCTCCGCTCACGCCTGTCGCATGCTGGCCGACCGCTCCGACTCCGTGCTGCACGAGCGGGTGCTGCGGGATCCGGACGGCATTGCTCCCAAAGACCTGCATGACGCTGCGGTTGACGGTGACGAGGCAGCGGCCGAGGTTCTACGCTGGGCGGGGCACAAACTGGGTGTCTTGCTTGGTTCGGCAGTTAATTTGCTGGACATCCGGAAGCTGGTTGTGGGGGGTGGTCTTTCCGCAGCCGGGGACTTCATTTTTGCGTCGGCCAGAACCACCATCGAGCAGTTTGTCACCCACGGCCTCAGAGCAGGGATCGAGATTATCCAGGAGCCTCGCGGCAATGAAGTGGGGGTGTTGGGTGCCGCCCACCTGGTCTTCCAGGAGGCCGACTATCGCGGCAGCGAATAAGCCGCTTCTCGCGGTTTTTTTCCTGCTTGCGGCCATCGCTCCGGAGGTCGCGGCACAGTCCCAGGCACAACCCGCCGCGCGGGAATTGTCGGGTCCCATCCAATTCGTGGCCAGCGACTCCCTCATCGTGCGGTTCGGTGAAACCGATCTCGGCAGTCTCTTCGGAAGCGCAAACGTGGTCTATGACCAGGTCCAGTTGAACGCCTGGCGCATCGACATGCTCTTCGACATCGAGGAAGTACGTGCCGAGGGACTGGAAACGGACACGGGCACGGTGGGATTGCCTCAGTTTACGCAGGACACCGAGACCTTCATCGGCAAGCAGCTGGCGTTCAACCTTCGCACGGAACGCGGACGCGTGGTTGAGGCACAAACCCAGATTCAGGAAGGGTTTGTGCGGGCAGACGTGGTCAAGGCCACGGAGGACTCGACGCTGTTCATTCGTAACGGCGCGTACACCACCTGCCCCTGCGTGGAGGATCCTTCCTACTCGTTGCGATCCAACAAGATGAAGATCGTGAACCAGAAGTGGATCTATACCGGTCCGATCCAGCTCTTCTTGTTCAATATCCCGACCCCACTCTGGCTGCCGTTTGGATTCCTGCCCGCGCAGGAGAGTCGGCGCAGCGGTCCACTGCCGCCGACGTACGGCGAGGACCAGTTCGGATTCTATCTCAAGGATTGGGGCTGGTACTTCGCGATGAATGATTACATGGACCTCCAGCTTCAGGGCAGTGTCTGGACGCGCGGCAGCGTCGAGGGGTCGTCCCTGTTCCGATATGCGCGTCGGTACGGCTTCTCCGGTCAGCTGGGCGTGCGATATGGCCGATTCCCCGATGGCATCAAAGGGGACCCTCGATTTGGGGTGACGAACACCACGTCTTTCCGATGGAATCACACACAGACCATCAGTCCCACGGCCAGCTTCGACGCCAACGTCAACCTCTCCTCGCGCAGCTTTCTGCAG containing:
- a CDS encoding glycogen/starch synthase, whose product is MRVLFVSDEVAPFTNKSELAPVVRSLPEMLHENAGVETRIMMPRYGIVSERRNRLHEVIRLSGSEISTGDGKESLKVKVASIPGIRLQVYFMDNVHMFKRKGIFADKTGKLFPDNAERAIFYAKAVLQTISNLGWKPDVVHAFGWLSGMVPHLLKTEYAEHELFAEAKVVFTPQATEFEAPLTEKMVSDFELTGDGLVGNEPDVIGVAAADASIFLPGHETTNGAEQFGEDEEANMNLAAAVYERIQAGVPA
- a CDS encoding septum formation initiator family protein, with the translated sequence MLESAREYLSRQRAKIFGAGALLLFFWVAFLDSHSLFKRVKWSYEAEQLRTENAEIQADIDRLEAELERELTDDEVERIAREEYGMQREGETVHPVTPGE
- a CDS encoding tetratricopeptide repeat protein — encoded protein: MHYIYQTSRFQKVAFLVLAASFGLSAGVKAQGGPCSEDANDIRVNYSLYYEDYRNENWETSLPYLRWIIRCAPGFPNNSDRNFERIIEVYEGIGLGQDDPDMQRVWLDSALYVYDTAPSSLQDAGIEYDPYDWVFEKGRFIQKHVDALGDLQREIGPIYMEAFDLNPADIQGYYINYVVLDLVGKDDKATAVEFLDRVESARSGDAEVMTLITDWRGRLFTSPEERIGFLESQYDKNPDDGEVLAELFELLMEEGYRDRVYELADQMMAADPSARTFRLIAKMRLEDGLADEAIDLYEQSLEMDGGQDAAKEVYYNIGAAHQQEGRLSRARTAYRQSLQADPDYGAALLAIGDLYMTAVQGCGSFEREDRAVYWLAADYFDRAASRDRTVAQQSRQRVNSIRRLMPTAEDKFFKGWNAGDSYTINYGCYAWIGESTRVR
- a CDS encoding DUF4270 family protein, translating into MQRTFLVLGLLLLAACDDPAPVGVDLVDAQSGEPFVLDVTSTSPTVAEIAETTGNATRILFGSVTDPDFGPLEAAGYLDFVSPGVFSTAFETEQLSDVALLLATDYVYGDSLADISVAVRQIQDAWPGSGTTADTTLRVGSLITESTQNKRTVTLEIPMPADWVARWDTTFRSTTFDDAFHGLEVTSASGSAIMGAAVLNSALRAVAGGDTTFFPAGRSLTRLLHSEGLPDSSQPLVFQDGRKRAVEFNFEVETGRFVLNRGIVRVTADTSLSLSVPAGFNRPSVEQLELDWISLDGTRTPIAASFRTGNRFDFESVQLGDSLGVLVTGGSGLDRLEVRVPDGANTLSVIRLPLIDARPRALLTVTPIQ
- the eno gene encoding phosphopyruvate hydratase encodes the protein MPYIDTVHARQIIDSRGNPTVEVEITTDSGAFGRAAVPSGASTGEHEAVELRDGDAGAYMGKGVLKAVANVNEVISPEIEGLDVRDQAELDGLLLSLDGTPNKGRLGANALLGVSLAAAHAAADVSGLPLYRYVGGTNATSLPVPMMNIINGGRHADNSVDMQEFMVMPVGASTFSQGLQMGVEVFHHLKKVLSAKGYSTAVGDEGGFAPNLRSNEEAIEVILEAVEKAGLSAGSDIMIALDPACSEMIQDDKYVFWKSDPDNPKSSEEMVAFWTGWVNQYPIISIEDAMGENDWAGWRGLTEAVGDRVQLVGDDLFVTNTKFLQKGIDEGCANAILIKVNQIGTLTETLQAIELAHKNGYRAVLSHRSGETEDTTIADLAVAVNAGQIKTGSASRSDRLAKYNQLLRIEELLGASATYPGRNAFAVTG
- a CDS encoding ROK family protein; amino-acid sequence: MGQYAVGIDLGGTSIKSALVSRDKGVVASDSYPTEAEAGPDRVLDNITTLVRRMMTASPEPVLGIGMGSPGIIDWERTSVSHPPNLPGWKTVHLGEAISNRLGQHCDCIVENDANVAGLGSAHYGAGKPFDSFIMVTLGTGVGGAIIYENRIFRGATGGAGEIGHMTIDFEGPKDNHDIPGASEAYLGQRFLSAHACRMLADRSDSVLHERVLRDPDGIAPKDLHDAAVDGDEAAAEVLRWAGHKLGVLLGSAVNLLDIRKLVVGGGLSAAGDFIFASARTTIEQFVTHGLRAGIEIIQEPRGNEVGVLGAAHLVFQEADYRGSE